From a single Acidobacteriota bacterium genomic region:
- a CDS encoding AMIN domain-containing protein, producing the protein MIARRFVTSILLLTVVANTWAFARPSHNQRVPQEGATFNLVALKHETVGAVTRIAIESNSPPLYTVIKPTDNLIVVDFPGGDGSQLTPWYAVKSAGVESITVRKSQATSKATKFIGTNLEIKVQGQVSDRSILQGNTLIIEIATEKPLAQDARKTNTKPGVYVEPAPIAGSAVVEPTPVKASQPVTTKPAATPAAHTEKADAVNAKTDSLNAAKPATLIRNVRSEAGEGFARIIVEADGNAQFKDFVLTNPYRIVLDITGVRNQAGSKPITVGAAAVDKVRVGQPSANVVRIVVDAKSQVAYQIEREGASLVITIGDQLAARNEQAKAKAEEVKAQGEAEKATLETRTDNAEVKVAGQRIENEAAKSATKPATTATKPASTTNTTPQPPAPNKTTAQTTQPSVTVNSQVAQAQKTNPDSQAAKQSLNNAPAAKPAVADKSTQTAKPSVVDTNTQVGKPSVPESLSAQARRNTPDSRPRVTAQPVKTSAKPVTVNQPGVSPTTVADTRPAPLPSVAMQTQARPQAPQALCDSDYRGGLISFDLRAGVDLRDMLRFVSQQYGINFVVDNSVKQVPVDIRVSDLPWNYVLNSVMRANRLGWVCDQGNIVRIATLDAIAQEINAEVERKKAESLKVPLVTKILHLKYARAAGTLGAGVGSSTRGGGGGGLSSGGGLTGAGGSQGGLLAIVQKRLSPRGTIEMDARSNSLIVSDLPEYLVAIEDIVAKLDKPEAQVEIEARIVIASRNFLRDIGVELAAAASGSGGKAGLFATSPVQFIPGSGVNRQTTTSGSGSGSGSGSGSGSTSTPTNLIGPTATGAFSATAGTVLSLTTGIFGTSIISAALSLQETKGQIRTIASPRITVTDNQPAEIVNGVQIPVQTVSNNTITTTFVTAALRLQITPQIVEENGEVQIRVIAENNTVNFNLASQFNNGTPGINTQSAESTVRVPDGGTTVMGGINIDNEGHTIVRTPGVSRIPVIGELFKRRTTRRDFDEILFFITPRIIRNDNLVRPKSMESNALAPLDGRVKPDTPPTKTNPPKQ; encoded by the coding sequence ATGATAGCTAGGAGGTTCGTAACTTCTATATTGCTGCTCACCGTGGTTGCCAATACCTGGGCATTTGCACGACCGAGCCATAATCAGAGAGTTCCGCAAGAGGGAGCGACTTTCAATTTAGTTGCGCTCAAACACGAGACCGTTGGAGCAGTAACCCGAATTGCCATCGAGTCCAACTCGCCACCTCTCTATACGGTTATCAAACCGACAGACAATTTGATTGTCGTCGATTTTCCGGGCGGGGACGGCTCGCAACTGACGCCCTGGTACGCCGTAAAGAGCGCGGGCGTCGAATCGATAACGGTTCGTAAATCGCAAGCTACATCGAAGGCGACCAAATTCATCGGCACCAATCTTGAGATTAAAGTTCAAGGACAGGTGAGCGATAGATCGATACTGCAAGGCAATACTTTGATTATCGAAATCGCGACTGAAAAACCGCTCGCTCAAGATGCCAGGAAAACCAACACCAAACCCGGCGTTTATGTCGAACCGGCACCGATTGCCGGAAGCGCGGTCGTTGAACCGACGCCGGTAAAAGCCAGTCAACCCGTAACCACGAAACCGGCGGCAACACCGGCTGCGCATACGGAAAAAGCCGACGCGGTAAACGCGAAAACCGATTCGCTAAACGCCGCGAAACCTGCAACCTTGATTCGCAACGTGCGCAGTGAAGCCGGCGAAGGCTTTGCGCGCATCATCGTTGAAGCCGACGGCAACGCCCAATTCAAAGATTTTGTTTTAACCAATCCTTATCGCATCGTGCTCGACATCACAGGGGTTCGCAATCAAGCGGGCAGCAAACCGATTACGGTCGGCGCGGCAGCGGTTGATAAAGTCCGCGTCGGACAACCCTCTGCCAATGTGGTGCGCATCGTGGTTGATGCGAAATCGCAGGTGGCGTATCAAATTGAACGCGAAGGCGCATCACTCGTCATTACCATCGGTGACCAACTTGCGGCGCGCAATGAACAAGCCAAAGCGAAAGCCGAAGAAGTAAAGGCACAAGGGGAAGCCGAAAAAGCGACGCTTGAAACCCGCACAGATAATGCCGAAGTTAAAGTTGCCGGTCAGCGCATTGAAAACGAAGCAGCCAAATCGGCAACCAAGCCTGCGACCACGGCGACCAAACCAGCTTCGACAACCAACACAACGCCACAACCGCCTGCACCGAATAAAACGACGGCGCAAACCACTCAACCGAGCGTCACGGTGAACTCACAGGTGGCTCAGGCGCAGAAGACCAACCCGGATTCGCAAGCCGCAAAACAGAGCCTGAACAATGCGCCCGCCGCCAAACCGGCAGTTGCGGATAAGAGCACACAAACTGCCAAACCGAGCGTTGTCGATACCAATACTCAGGTTGGAAAACCGAGCGTTCCCGAATCCTTGTCGGCGCAAGCCAGAAGAAATACGCCGGATTCGCGACCGCGGGTTACGGCTCAGCCCGTAAAGACATCTGCCAAGCCTGTAACGGTTAATCAACCGGGCGTTTCACCGACAACCGTGGCGGATACGCGACCCGCGCCGTTGCCCAGTGTAGCGATGCAAACGCAGGCCAGACCGCAAGCGCCGCAAGCTTTGTGCGACAGTGATTATCGAGGCGGTTTGATTAGCTTTGACCTTCGCGCAGGCGTCGATTTGCGCGATATGTTGCGCTTTGTTTCTCAACAATATGGCATCAATTTCGTTGTCGATAATTCCGTCAAGCAGGTTCCCGTAGATATTCGCGTAAGCGACCTGCCGTGGAATTATGTGTTGAATTCCGTGATGCGCGCCAATCGTCTGGGTTGGGTTTGCGATCAAGGAAACATCGTTCGCATTGCAACTTTGGATGCGATTGCTCAAGAAATAAATGCGGAAGTCGAGCGGAAAAAAGCAGAATCCTTAAAGGTTCCGCTGGTCACCAAGATTCTTCACCTCAAATACGCCCGCGCTGCCGGAACCCTGGGTGCAGGCGTTGGTTCATCCACACGCGGTGGCGGTGGTGGCGGATTAAGCAGCGGTGGCGGATTGACCGGTGCCGGCGGTTCGCAGGGTGGGTTACTTGCCATCGTGCAAAAGCGACTCAGCCCACGCGGCACCATTGAAATGGATGCGCGCAGTAATAGCCTCATTGTTTCGGATTTACCGGAATACCTTGTAGCCATCGAAGACATCGTTGCCAAACTCGATAAACCCGAAGCGCAGGTGGAAATCGAAGCTCGCATCGTCATCGCCAGCCGCAATTTCCTGCGTGATATTGGTGTTGAACTGGCGGCGGCGGCTTCAGGCTCAGGTGGCAAAGCGGGGCTGTTTGCCACCAGTCCTGTGCAGTTCATACCCGGCTCTGGTGTCAACCGACAAACAACGACCAGCGGCTCAGGTAGCGGCTCAGGCAGCGGCAGCGGCAGCGGCTCCACCTCTACTCCGACCAACTTGATTGGGCCAACGGCGACCGGCGCGTTCTCTGCAACCGCAGGGACGGTGCTCAGTCTGACAACCGGTATCTTCGGAACCAGCATCATCTCCGCAGCTTTGAGCTTACAGGAAACCAAAGGTCAGATTCGCACGATTGCCAGTCCGCGCATCACTGTGACCGACAATCAACCTGCGGAAATCGTCAACGGGGTGCAGATTCCTGTGCAAACCGTATCGAACAACACCATTACCACAACCTTTGTGACGGCAGCGTTGCGCTTGCAAATCACCCCGCAAATCGTCGAAGAAAATGGCGAAGTGCAGATTCGCGTGATTGCCGAAAACAATACTGTGAACTTCAATTTAGCCAGCCAATTCAACAATGGAACGCCGGGCATCAACACGCAATCGGCTGAATCAACCGTGCGCGTGCCCGATGGCGGAACGACGGTGATGGGCGGCATCAACATTGATAACGAAGGTCATACGATTGTTCGCACTCCTGGTGTGTCGCGCATTCCGGTGATTGGTGAATTATTCAAACGACGAACCACGCGACGTGACTTTGATGAAATTTTGTTCTTCATCACGCCGCGCATCATTCGCAATGACAATCTCGTCAGACCGAAATCGATGGAGTCGAATGCCTTGGCACCGCTCGACGGCAGAGTCAAACCGGATACGCCGCCGACCAAAACCAATCCGCCGAAGCAATAA
- a CDS encoding L,D-transpeptidase family protein: MNKLFFTILLFLIIGMMNDTAAQNFKSQQQKFPRVQTAFAEKESTVRKMFAAKQLTYPARAIFLRAFKRESVIELWVQETGQFHLLKTYNVCAASGGIGPKREQGDNQVPEGFYTIDRFNPVSSFYLSLGLNYPNASDRILGARGNLGGDIFIHGNCVSIGCMAITDEQIKELYLIAVEARASGQTQIPVQVFPLRMNEAGMRKLEQKAAGNATLLRFWRNLKTGYDVFETQHRLPVVTVDTQGQYVFR; this comes from the coding sequence ATGAACAAATTGTTCTTTACGATTTTGCTGTTTTTAATCATTGGCATGATGAATGACACCGCGGCGCAAAATTTTAAATCCCAGCAACAAAAATTTCCGCGCGTCCAAACCGCATTTGCCGAAAAAGAATCGACGGTTAGAAAAATGTTTGCGGCTAAGCAACTCACCTACCCGGCAAGAGCAATTTTTCTCCGCGCCTTCAAACGCGAAAGCGTGATTGAACTCTGGGTGCAGGAAACCGGTCAATTTCATTTACTGAAAACCTATAACGTCTGTGCCGCATCCGGCGGTATCGGACCCAAACGTGAGCAGGGTGATAACCAGGTGCCTGAAGGTTTTTACACGATTGACCGCTTCAATCCGGTAAGCAGTTTCTATCTTTCTCTGGGACTCAACTATCCGAATGCTTCGGATAGAATTTTAGGTGCGCGCGGCAATCTCGGCGGCGATATTTTCATTCATGGCAACTGCGTATCCATCGGTTGTATGGCGATTACCGACGAGCAGATTAAAGAGCTTTATTTGATTGCCGTCGAAGCGCGCGCGAGTGGACAAACGCAAATCCCTGTGCAGGTGTTTCCACTCAGGATGAACGAAGCCGGAATGAGGAAGCTCGAACAGAAAGCGGCGGGTAATGCGACGCTTCTTCGGTTCTGGCGCAATTTAAAAACCGGCTATGATGTTTTTGAAACTCAACATCGCTTACCTGTCGTTACAGTGGATACACAGGGGCAATACGTTTTCAGATAA
- a CDS encoding helix-turn-helix domain-containing protein, translated as MTEAFQKIFSATHFTVRHTSAIEPTTFEAHSHSYYTVTVLLSGRMQITIGENHFAFGRGQTTFTNAHQTHAASGAEFEFVSIGISPTLINELVTELGLTRNAAEIVFHSSLVTDDSITTTVRSIAGEIAQEKIGHQEMLETLVRQLVIHLLRSHLTVRKSAQIELSRAGLVDRRLRRAIEFMHDNFGRELALEEIAAAAYLSEFHFARLFKQLIGATPHAYLANLRIERARKLLAETSIPIIEIAAMVGYQSQSHFTKIFKSVTGLTPRSYRESH; from the coding sequence ATGACTGAAGCGTTTCAAAAAATATTTTCGGCAACGCATTTTACGGTGCGCCATACATCCGCCATTGAGCCAACAACATTTGAAGCGCACTCGCATTCCTATTACACCGTCACGGTCTTGCTTTCCGGGCGAATGCAAATCACCATCGGCGAAAATCATTTTGCATTTGGCAGAGGTCAAACAACCTTCACCAATGCCCATCAAACGCACGCGGCAAGCGGCGCTGAATTTGAGTTTGTCTCCATCGGCATCAGCCCGACATTAATTAACGAACTGGTCACAGAGCTTGGACTCACGCGCAATGCCGCAGAAATCGTTTTTCATTCGAGCCTGGTTACAGACGACTCCATCACAACAACCGTGCGCTCAATCGCCGGCGAGATCGCTCAAGAAAAAATCGGGCATCAAGAGATGCTCGAAACTTTAGTGCGACAACTGGTGATTCATCTCTTGCGTTCACATTTAACGGTTCGCAAATCGGCGCAGATTGAATTATCGCGCGCAGGGTTGGTTGATCGCCGTTTACGCCGCGCTATTGAATTTATGCACGACAATTTCGGGCGGGAACTGGCGCTCGAAGAGATCGCCGCCGCCGCTTATCTTTCGGAATTTCATTTTGCCCGGTTGTTCAAACAACTCATCGGCGCGACCCCGCACGCCTACCTTGCTAACTTGCGCATCGAACGCGCCCGCAAATTGCTCGCTGAAACATCCATTCCCATCATCGAAATCGCTGCGATGGTCGGCTATCAAAGCCAGAGCCACTTCACCAAAATTTTTAAATCGGTTACGGGATTAACACCACGCTCTTATCGGGAGAGTCATTAA
- a CDS encoding glycerophosphodiester phosphodiesterase family protein, whose translation MRKIVSENHQPLVIAHRGASAFAPENTLAAFRLAIAMDVQGIELDVQLSADGIPVVMHDRTINRTTNRRGRVANFTAAELCELNAGYGFTRQLALRPRKRKIVETTLNDLNFQIDFSDEGVVKLADALSLLAPARLPRIYVEIKGEPATKKRLLETTIADVRSYKLEKVITLLSFDHQIIAEAKRLAPEIRTAATFATLVHRLPTRRSIIKTIRHIKADEAALQYSLATRRLVKSLHEQHIAVSVWTANRKMVLRKMMASGVDAIMTNYPNRLIELL comes from the coding sequence ATGCGCAAAATCGTTTCCGAAAATCATCAACCGCTGGTCATCGCTCACCGTGGCGCTTCCGCGTTTGCGCCCGAAAACACGCTTGCGGCTTTCCGCCTGGCAATCGCAATGGACGTTCAGGGCATTGAACTCGATGTACAACTTTCAGCCGATGGCATCCCGGTGGTCATGCATGACCGCACCATCAACCGCACGACCAACAGGCGCGGGCGGGTTGCAAATTTCACCGCCGCCGAACTTTGCGAATTAAATGCCGGTTATGGGTTCACGCGGCAACTCGCTTTGCGTCCGCGCAAACGTAAAATCGTTGAAACGACTTTAAACGATTTAAATTTTCAAATAGATTTTTCCGATGAAGGAGTTGTTAAACTTGCAGATGCCCTCAGCCTTTTAGCGCCCGCGCGATTGCCAAGAATCTATGTTGAAATCAAAGGTGAACCGGCAACGAAAAAGCGTTTACTCGAAACGACCATCGCTGATGTGCGCTCATACAAATTGGAAAAGGTTATCACCTTGCTTTCATTCGACCATCAAATCATCGCTGAAGCCAAACGGCTTGCGCCGGAGATTCGCACCGCTGCAACCTTTGCAACACTTGTCCATAGACTTCCCACGCGGCGTTCGATTATTAAAACGATTCGGCATATCAAAGCCGACGAAGCAGCTTTGCAATACAGTCTGGCGACACGGCGATTGGTCAAAAGTTTGCACGAACAACACATTGCGGTTTCGGTGTGGACAGCCAATCGCAAAATGGTTTTGCGAAAAATGATGGCTTCAGGAGTTGATGCCATTATGACCAATTACCCGAATCGTTTGATTGAGTTATTGTAG
- a CDS encoding TonB-dependent receptor — protein MKKALFSIPITLLLITSLSLSGFAQNSWLTLKGQVQDQSGAVVSGSLVRLRQPATGFERITKTDETGSFAFDQLIEGDYDLSVNLQGFSALTRPVHLVSGQPDNLKIELQPAAIAEEIAIKSGRLAETPEIVERTPGSIELLDQKLLEESRVFTFSEALRKVSGITVRDEEGFGLRPNIGIRGLNPTRSSKVLLLEDGIPLTYAPYGDNASYYHPPIDRFESIEILKGSGQIAYGPVTVGGVINYVTPNPPTKPSGQITLIGGNRDYFNGHFGYGGTWKGIGLLFDYTRKQGDGARENTHSDLNDFNFKSLIGIGSRQALTLKANYYGEDSNVTYSGLRLSEYLASPRQNPFKNDFFYGDRFGASATHSLIFNNALALTTNLYTSVFHRDWWRQSSNSGQRPNDAADPKCGGMQNLNTTCGNEGRLRDYYVWGLEPKFRANFRLFGINNDADFGFRLHVERQERQQQNGDTPTARSGVLVENNQRKNQAYSGFIQNRFFLGNVTITPGVRVEHINYQRLNRLANSGAGISGRTDLTQLVPGIGVSYNPKSSVTLFAGVHRGFAPPRTEDIINNTTGGSIDLDPELSWNYEVGVRGLLHQGVRLEATFFRMDYENQIIPASLAGGVGAALTNAGETLHQGFEFSTRLDTGTILKSRHNIFLSSAYTFLPTAKFTGRRFSNVSGFTNVLITDNRLPYAPEHLLNFTVGYSSPVGLNTFIEAVRVNRQFGDDLNTINPTADGQRGLLPGYTVLNATANYNVESWRTTFFVTAKNLADKLYIVDRSRGILPSSPRLIQAGLKFRF, from the coding sequence ATGAAAAAAGCTCTTTTTTCCATTCCCATCACTCTCTTGTTAATTACCAGTTTGTCTCTTTCCGGCTTTGCCCAAAATAGTTGGCTTACGTTAAAAGGTCAGGTTCAAGATCAAAGCGGTGCCGTCGTTTCAGGTAGCCTGGTACGCTTGCGTCAGCCGGCAACCGGGTTTGAGCGCATTACGAAAACCGATGAAACCGGCAGCTTTGCTTTCGACCAATTAATCGAAGGCGATTATGATTTGAGCGTTAATTTGCAAGGATTTTCTGCCTTAACCCGTCCGGTACATTTGGTTTCGGGACAACCGGATAATCTCAAGATTGAACTTCAACCTGCGGCGATTGCTGAAGAAATCGCGATTAAGAGTGGTCGCCTGGCTGAAACTCCTGAAATTGTCGAACGCACTCCGGGTTCAATTGAACTCCTTGATCAAAAACTTTTAGAAGAAAGTCGCGTTTTCACTTTTTCCGAAGCCTTGCGCAAAGTCTCAGGGATTACAGTGCGCGATGAAGAAGGCTTCGGGCTTCGTCCAAACATCGGTATTCGCGGCTTGAATCCGACCCGTTCATCCAAAGTTTTACTCCTGGAAGACGGTATCCCACTCACTTATGCGCCGTATGGCGATAATGCGTCCTACTATCACCCGCCAATTGACCGCTTCGAGAGTATCGAAATTTTGAAAGGTTCAGGACAAATTGCCTACGGACCGGTTACGGTCGGCGGGGTGATTAACTACGTCACGCCCAACCCACCCACCAAACCATCCGGTCAAATCACCCTGATTGGTGGCAATCGCGATTATTTCAATGGACATTTCGGATATGGTGGAACTTGGAAAGGGATTGGATTGCTGTTTGATTACACACGCAAACAGGGAGACGGAGCGCGTGAAAACACCCATTCCGATTTGAATGATTTTAATTTCAAGTCACTCATTGGCATTGGTTCTCGACAAGCCCTGACACTCAAAGCCAACTATTATGGCGAAGATTCCAACGTCACTTACTCAGGTTTACGTCTCAGCGAATATCTCGCAAGCCCGCGACAAAATCCCTTTAAAAATGATTTCTTCTACGGTGACCGCTTCGGCGCTTCGGCAACCCACTCCTTGATCTTCAATAACGCATTGGCGCTGACCACCAATTTGTACACTTCCGTTTTCCATCGAGACTGGTGGCGACAATCAAGCAATTCCGGTCAACGCCCCAATGACGCAGCCGACCCGAAATGCGGCGGCATGCAAAACCTCAACACCACCTGCGGCAACGAAGGACGACTGCGCGATTATTATGTCTGGGGATTGGAGCCGAAATTCCGCGCCAATTTCCGCCTGTTTGGAATCAACAACGACGCGGATTTTGGATTCCGGCTGCACGTTGAGCGTCAGGAACGTCAACAGCAAAACGGCGATACCCCGACGGCTCGTTCAGGCGTGTTGGTCGAAAACAACCAGCGCAAAAATCAGGCGTATTCAGGGTTCATCCAAAATCGTTTTTTCCTCGGCAATGTCACCATCACGCCGGGTGTGCGCGTTGAACACATCAATTACCAACGCCTGAATCGCCTTGCCAACAGTGGAGCAGGCATCAGTGGTAGAACCGATTTGACGCAATTGGTTCCGGGCATCGGCGTCTCATACAATCCGAAATCCAGTGTCACCTTATTTGCGGGTGTGCATCGCGGATTTGCGCCGCCCCGCACCGAAGACATTATCAATAACACCACAGGCGGCAGCATAGACCTCGACCCTGAACTCAGTTGGAATTATGAAGTTGGAGTTCGCGGTTTACTCCATCAAGGTGTGCGCCTTGAAGCGACGTTTTTCAGAATGGATTATGAAAATCAAATCATTCCGGCAAGCCTGGCAGGTGGGGTTGGTGCGGCGCTTACAAACGCCGGAGAAACCTTGCACCAAGGGTTTGAATTTTCGACACGCCTTGACACCGGGACGATATTGAAATCCCGCCACAACATTTTTCTCAGTTCAGCCTATACCTTTCTGCCGACAGCCAAATTTACCGGCAGACGTTTCAGTAATGTTTCCGGCTTTACCAATGTTCTCATTACCGACAACCGTCTGCCGTATGCGCCGGAACACCTGTTGAATTTCACTGTTGGTTATTCATCGCCTGTTGGCTTGAATACCTTCATCGAAGCAGTTCGTGTAAACCGGCAATTCGGTGATGATTTGAATACCATTAATCCGACGGCTGATGGGCAACGCGGATTGCTTCCGGGTTACACGGTTTTAAATGCGACGGCGAATTATAATGTTGAATCGTGGCGCACAACCTTTTTTGTTACGGCAAAAAATCTTGCCGACAAACTCTACATCGTTGATCGCTCGCGAGGTATTTTGCCGAGCAGCCCGCGACTAATTCAGGCCGGTTTGAAGTTTCGCTTTTAA
- a CDS encoding cysteine-rich CWC family protein produces the protein MVLRRLASFFIPSLRKPMTCQSCGENFICGAGLTGCWCMEVKLDTPTRAKMRQQFNDCLCRQCLEGFAKNSAVSGETVLEES, from the coding sequence ATGGTATTGCGACGATTAGCCAGTTTCTTCATTCCAAGTTTGCGCAAGCCGATGACTTGTCAGTCCTGCGGCGAAAATTTTATTTGCGGTGCAGGGCTTACAGGCTGTTGGTGTATGGAGGTCAAACTTGATACGCCGACGCGCGCAAAGATGCGCCAACAATTTAACGATTGTTTATGTCGTCAATGTCTGGAAGGTTTTGCGAAAAATTCTGCGGTTTCCGGCGAGACGGTTTTAGAAGAGAGCTAA
- a CDS encoding inositol-3-phosphate synthase has product MSNNKSTVEVQEPKGKLGVLLVGLGAVSTTFIAGVEAIKKGLAEPIGSLTQMGTIRLGKRTDNRVPLIKDFVALAALNDLVFGAWDIFEENAYEAAMHAGVLERDLINQIKPELQSVKPMKAVFDQRYVKRLNGTHIKQGANKMELAEQLMADIAEFKRQNECDRLVLVWCASTEVFMKPSAEHETLESFEKALRENSDAIAPSMIYAYAAIKSGVPFANGAPNLTVDIPAILKLANDNGVAICGKDFKTGQTLMKTLIAPGLKARMLGLHGWFSTNILGNRDGEVLDDPESFKTKEESKLSVLEYILQPDVYPTLYKDFSHIVRINYYPPRGDNKEGWDNIDIFGWLGYPMQIKVDFLCRDSILAAPIVLDLALFLDLAQRTKMKGIQEWLSFYFKSPMTAPGLYPEHDLFIQLMKLKNTLRHLKGEDLITHLGLEYYD; this is encoded by the coding sequence ATGTCTAACAATAAATCAACCGTAGAGGTTCAAGAGCCGAAAGGCAAACTTGGTGTGTTGCTCGTCGGACTCGGTGCGGTGAGCACTACGTTCATCGCAGGCGTTGAAGCCATAAAAAAAGGACTCGCCGAACCCATTGGTTCGCTCACGCAAATGGGCACCATTCGACTCGGCAAACGCACAGACAATCGCGTGCCTTTGATTAAAGATTTCGTGGCGCTTGCCGCGCTGAATGATTTGGTCTTTGGCGCGTGGGATATTTTTGAAGAAAATGCTTATGAAGCGGCAATGCATGCAGGCGTTTTGGAACGCGACCTTATCAATCAAATCAAACCTGAACTGCAATCTGTCAAACCGATGAAAGCGGTATTTGACCAACGCTACGTCAAACGCCTGAACGGTACGCACATCAAACAGGGCGCCAACAAAATGGAACTCGCCGAACAGTTAATGGCGGACATTGCCGAATTCAAACGCCAAAACGAATGCGACCGCCTGGTGCTGGTGTGGTGCGCTTCTACAGAAGTTTTTATGAAGCCCTCTGCCGAACACGAAACCCTCGAATCGTTCGAGAAAGCCTTGCGCGAAAATAGCGATGCGATTGCGCCGTCGATGATTTACGCTTATGCGGCAATCAAAAGCGGCGTGCCGTTTGCAAACGGCGCTCCGAATCTGACGGTTGATATTCCGGCGATTTTGAAACTCGCCAACGACAACGGCGTGGCGATTTGCGGCAAGGATTTCAAGACCGGACAGACCTTGATGAAAACCTTAATCGCGCCGGGACTCAAAGCGCGAATGCTTGGTCTGCACGGCTGGTTTTCGACCAATATTTTAGGCAACCGCGACGGCGAAGTGTTGGACGACCCCGAATCGTTCAAGACCAAAGAGGAATCGAAACTCTCGGTGCTTGAATACATCTTGCAGCCCGATGTTTACCCGACGCTTTATAAAGATTTCAGCCACATCGTGCGCATCAATTACTACCCGCCGCGCGGCGACAACAAAGAAGGCTGGGACAACATCGATATTTTCGGCTGGCTCGGCTATCCGATGCAGATTAAGGTCGATTTCCTGTGCCGCGATTCAATTTTAGCGGCACCGATTGTTCTGGACTTGGCGTTGTTTTTAGACCTCGCGCAACGCACCAAAATGAAAGGCATTCAGGAATGGCTGTCGTTTTATTTCAAGAGTCCGATGACTGCGCCCGGTCTTTACCCCGAACACGACCTGTTCATTCAATTGATGAAATTGAAAAACACCTTGCGTCATCTGAAAGGCGAAGATTTAATCACCCACCTTGGGCTTGAATACTACGATTAG
- a CDS encoding DUF4920 domain-containing protein: MKNKIFSWLAIVAIVVVPVFAFKASEKHFGAAFNKDAKVVKLAEVTANPDKYNGKTVKLKGKIADVCQREGCWLVLTDGERTVRVNMKDHAFVVPKDSGNKEATVEGIIEKKEISEEMARHYAEESAGKVDPSTIKGPQVVISVVATGVRISQ, translated from the coding sequence ATGAAAAATAAAATTTTTAGTTGGTTAGCAATCGTTGCAATTGTCGTCGTTCCGGTTTTTGCTTTCAAAGCATCGGAAAAGCATTTCGGTGCGGCATTCAATAAAGATGCTAAAGTGGTCAAGCTCGCAGAGGTGACGGCAAACCCCGACAAATACAATGGCAAGACCGTCAAACTCAAAGGCAAAATCGCCGATGTCTGCCAGCGCGAAGGCTGCTGGCTGGTATTAACTGATGGTGAACGCACGGTGCGTGTGAATATGAAAGACCATGCGTTCGTGGTGCCCAAAGACAGTGGCAATAAAGAAGCGACTGTCGAAGGAATCATCGAAAAGAAAGAAATCAGCGAAGAGATGGCGCGTCATTACGCAGAAGAATCCGCTGGCAAAGTTGACCCTTCGACCATCAAAGGACCACAAGTGGTTATCTCGGTGGTGGCAACCGGGGTTCGCATCAGTCAGTAA
- a CDS encoding Fur family transcriptional regulator, with protein MDREETRIFHDYLKRAKLKHTAQRDLILEVFLDTEKHVSSEDLYNIVKIQDPSVGFTTVYRTLKLFVECGLARELEFHDGRMLYEHEYKHKHHDHLICTQCGKLIEFYDEQIEALQDAIVRRYKFKPLRHSHRIFGICADCQKAEKPTEKALHQASA; from the coding sequence ATGGACAGGGAAGAAACCAGGATATTTCACGATTACCTGAAACGCGCCAAATTAAAACACACGGCGCAGCGCGATTTAATTCTGGAAGTCTTTCTCGATACCGAAAAGCATGTTTCCAGTGAAGACCTCTATAATATCGTCAAAATTCAAGACCCCTCGGTTGGCTTCACTACGGTGTATCGCACCTTGAAACTTTTTGTCGAATGCGGACTGGCGCGTGAATTGGAATTCCACGACGGGCGCATGCTTTATGAACACGAATACAAGCATAAACACCACGACCACCTCATCTGTACACAATGTGGCAAACTGATTGAATTTTATGATGAACAAATTGAAGCCTTGCAGGATGCAATCGTGCGTCGTTATAAATTCAAACCGTTGCGTCACAGCCATCGCATTTTCGGCATCTGCGCCGATTGTCAAAAAGCCGAAAAACCGACGGAAAAAGCCCTGCATCAAGCAAGCGCCTGA